A single genomic interval of Streptomyces sp. BA2 harbors:
- a CDS encoding SGNH/GDSL hydrolase family protein, giving the protein MRLSRITAYASSLLLATAFALTGATAAQADQRSDQQAAATGYVALGDSYSSGVGAGGYDSGSGNCKRTPRAYPALWAAANSPSSFNFTACSGARTGDVVANQLGPLGSGTGLVSLSVGGNDAGFADVMTTCVLQSESNCLARIAQARSYVETTLPGNLDKVYSAISAKAPAAEVVVLGYPRFYKLGGGCLAGLSEKERSAINSAADFLNSTTAKRAADHGFTFGDVTSTFTGHEICSGDAWLHSVNWTNIGESYHPKAAGQSGGYLPVFSAAAS; this is encoded by the coding sequence ATGAGATTGTCCCGAATCACGGCATACGCTTCCTCACTCCTCCTCGCCACCGCCTTCGCCCTCACCGGGGCCACAGCGGCTCAAGCGGACCAGCGATCCGATCAACAGGCCGCGGCCACCGGCTATGTGGCACTCGGCGACTCCTACTCGTCCGGTGTCGGAGCCGGCGGATACGACAGCGGAAGCGGGAACTGCAAGCGCACCCCGCGCGCGTACCCCGCGCTCTGGGCGGCCGCCAACTCACCCTCCAGCTTCAACTTCACGGCTTGCTCGGGCGCTCGTACGGGTGACGTCGTGGCCAACCAGCTCGGCCCGCTCGGCTCCGGAACGGGTCTCGTCAGCCTCTCCGTGGGCGGCAACGACGCAGGCTTCGCCGACGTCATGACGACCTGCGTGCTCCAGTCCGAGAGCAACTGTCTCGCGCGGATCGCTCAGGCCCGCAGTTACGTCGAGACGACGCTCCCCGGCAACCTCGACAAGGTCTACTCGGCGATCAGCGCCAAGGCACCGGCCGCCGAGGTCGTCGTGCTCGGATACCCCCGCTTCTACAAGCTCGGCGGCGGCTGCCTCGCCGGCCTCTCCGAGAAGGAGCGCAGCGCCATCAACAGCGCAGCGGACTTCCTCAACTCCACGACCGCCAAGCGCGCCGCCGACCACGGCTTCACCTTCGGCGACGTGACCTCCACCTTCACCGGGCACGAGATCTGCTCGGGCGACGCGTGGCTGCACAGCGTGAACTGGACCAACATCGGCGAGTCCTACCACCCCAAGGCCGCGGGCCAGTCCGGCGGCTACCTCCCCGTGTTCAGCGCCGCGGCGTCCTGA